The Gammaproteobacteria bacterium DNA window CACCGCGCCCGACCAGCGCCGATGCAATGCCGAGATTCGCCATGTAGCCGGTGGAAAACAGCAAGGCGCGCTCCCGGCCGGTGAACTCGGCGAGGCGTTCTTCAAGTTCGTGATGGACGGCAAAATGACCATTGATGAGGTGCGCGGCGCCGGCGCCGGCGCCGAACTGCCAGGCTGCTTCGGCCTGCGCCTCTTTCAGGCGCGGGTCGGTCGCAAGGCCAAGGTAGTCATTGGAACAGAAGGCCAGCACCTGCCGGCCATCAATGCGCTGATGCACGCCCGCCGCCTCCGATACCACGCGGCGCTGCCGGTACAGGCCCTCGGCCGCGCGCGCTTCCAGGCGCTCGGCGAGGCTGTCATCGTCGAGTCTGCGGCGTGCCATGGGAATGCTTCAGGCGTTGCTGTCGGCGGCTTCGCTACCGCAACGACGTGCCTCGACTTCTTCGAAACCTTCGGGACGAATGCCGAGACGCGCGAACAGGGCCATGTCCTCGTTGGACTCCGGATTGGCCGTGGTCAGCAACTTGTCGCCATAGAAAATCGAATTGGCACCAGCCATGAAACACAAGGCCTGCATTTCATCCGACATGCCGGTGCGACCGGCCGACAGGCGCACGTGCGACCTGGGCATCAGGATTCGCGTTACGGCAATGGTCCGCACGAATTCGATCGGATCGAGATCCTCTTCCTTGTCCAGCGGCGTGCCGGCAACCTTGACGAGCTGGTTGATGGGCACGGACTCGGGATGCGTCGACATGTTGACCAGTACTTCCAGCATGCCGGCACGGTCCATGATGCCCTCGCCCATGCCGATGATGCCGCCCGAGCAGACGTTCATGCCGGCATTGCGCACGTTGTCGAGCGTATTGAGTCGATCCTCGAAGGTACGCGTCGAGATGATGTCCTTGTAGTAATCCGGCGAGGTGTCGATGTTGTGGTTGTAGTAATCGAGGC harbors:
- the bioB gene encoding biotin synthase BioB, with translation MSTAADIVAKNVGKPARQPLGTIRHDWSREEIVALFDMPFNDLVFEAARIHREHFDPNAVQVSTLLSIKTGACPEDCAYCPQSIRYDTGLEREALMEVEKVVEQAKNAKANGATRFCMGAAYRSPKDKQLDFIIEMVKGVKALGMETCCTLGMLTEEQALKLKEAGLDYYNHNIDTSPDYYKDIISTRTFEDRLNTLDNVRNAGMNVCSGGIIGMGEGIMDRAGMLEVLVNMSTHPESVPINQLVKVAGTPLDKEEDLDPIEFVRTIAVTRILMPRSHVRLSAGRTGMSDEMQALCFMAGANSIFYGDKLLTTANPESNEDMALFARLGIRPEGFEEVEARRCGSEAADSNA